Proteins co-encoded in one Prunus persica cultivar Lovell chromosome G6, Prunus_persica_NCBIv2, whole genome shotgun sequence genomic window:
- the LOC18773812 gene encoding probable LRR receptor-like serine/threonine-protein kinase At4g29180, whose protein sequence is MIANFGLSKVLATESATHVSTDPKGTFRYLDPQYYNTGKLNKKSDIYSFGIVLLELITGRAAILRDVEAEPIHICRWVSPNFDTREIESIVDSRIQGTYNIPSAWKALQIAMACVPLTAIQRPDITFIYNDLKECLETEMSSGRTQIVGNDDLANYIDHQPPILF, encoded by the exons ATGATAGCCAATTTCGGTCTTTCTAAAGTTCTTGCAACTGAAAGTGCCACTCATGTATCAACTGACCCTAAAGGAACATTTAGGTACCTTGATCCTCA ATATTACAACACAGGAAAGTTGAACAAAAAGAGTGATATATACAGCTTTGGGATTGTGTTGCTAGAGCTAATAACTGGTAGAGCAGCAATATTAAGAGACGTAGAAGCTGAACCTATTCACATATGTCGATGGGTGAGTCCAAATTTTGACACTAGGGAAATTGAAAGTATCGTGGATTCAAGAATACAAGGGACCTACAACATTCCTTCTGCATGGAAAGCTCTACAAATTGCCATGGCATGTGTGCCTTTAACAGCAATCCAAAGGCCTGATATAACCTTTATCTATAACGACTTGAAGGAATGTTTGGAAACTGAGATGTCCTCTGGAAGAACACAAATTGTAGGGAACGATGATTTAGCGAACTATATAGATCATCAGCCACCAATTCTGTTCTAG